In Alphaproteobacteria bacterium US3C007, one genomic interval encodes:
- the tsaA gene encoding tRNA (N6-threonylcarbamoyladenosine(37)-N6)-methyltransferase TrmO, with product MPPNPTLRPQEVVLMPDPAERADATLAFIGVIRSPWQRENCPKNLTQARRRDAGRAVVEIQPEFRPGLTGLAVGDLIWLLLWFDRARRDIILQAPSHADGLRGAFALRSPVRPNPIAMEAVQILAIDPDSGTFEIDATDGFDGTPVLDIKPWRGGIDIPPPA from the coding sequence ATGCCGCCAAATCCAACCTTGCGTCCACAAGAGGTGGTGCTGATGCCCGATCCGGCCGAGCGCGCGGATGCAACTTTGGCCTTTATTGGGGTAATTCGGTCGCCCTGGCAGCGGGAAAATTGTCCAAAAAACTTAACCCAAGCCCGCCGACGTGATGCGGGGCGCGCGGTGGTGGAAATACAGCCAGAATTCCGCCCGGGTCTTACCGGGCTGGCGGTGGGTGATCTGATTTGGCTGCTGCTTTGGTTTGATCGCGCGCGCCGTGATATTATTCTTCAAGCACCCTCGCATGCTGATGGATTGCGCGGTGCCTTTGCGCTGCGCAGCCCGGTGCGCCCCAATCCAATCGCAATGGAGGCGGTTCAAATCCTAGCCATTGATCCTGATTCTGGCACGTTTGAAATTGATGCCACTGACGGATTTGACGGCACACCGGTTCTGGATATTAAGCCTTGGCGTGGCGGCATTGATATACCGCCGCCCGCCTAG